The proteins below come from a single Nocardiopsis gilva YIM 90087 genomic window:
- a CDS encoding glycosyltransferase family 4 protein — translation MVKVAPCAGILTARACARAADAYDVLVRHSYRFARWLPHRVTNVLLRLAWGPWDRSRPRLPAVAVLLLAAQERAEGARKLVPYLTARASERTPRGRRFLYRLAAVLSAVKEPRLSEAVLSRLSRLPARYEAPLRGALAYRSGQRLFEEGRISDALAEVALYADAHRFCGQLYRHLLGERAALGPLPVRPEFEASTIDWVPGRVLHLVSNALPHAETGYTVRTHRIATAQRDAGLDPHVTAFGGWPRGGVDTAERVLVDGIPYHRLSPGTEFREGLGPRIEESAREAADVARRLRPAALHAAADHRSGSVALDVGARLGVPVVYEVRGFLEEASLSTAEPGAEGSEHHRLVVQRESEVMRAADAVVAPSQTIREEIVARGVAPERVVLAPHPVDPALLDAAPDGAGFRREYGIGPEEFVVGAVSSIAPDEGFDMLIEAAALLRDMGVAVRVLLVGDGTARPRLLSLVEELGLEDTCVLPGRIGPEDARRAHAALDVFAVPRQDMRACRLTTPLEPVEAMALGRPVVASDLPALRELLAGGEAGVMVPPGDAETLAKALDRVQGDAELRRTLAEAGRAEVAAHRTWPRIAETYRDLYGSLRSG, via the coding sequence ATGGTGAAGGTAGCCCCGTGCGCCGGCATCCTGACGGCACGCGCCTGCGCCCGTGCCGCCGATGCCTACGACGTGCTGGTGCGGCACTCCTATCGCTTCGCCCGGTGGTTGCCGCACCGCGTCACGAATGTACTGCTGCGCCTCGCCTGGGGCCCGTGGGACCGTTCCCGACCGCGGCTTCCCGCCGTCGCCGTCCTGCTGCTGGCGGCCCAGGAGCGGGCGGAGGGCGCGCGGAAGCTGGTTCCCTACCTGACCGCCAGGGCCAGTGAGCGGACGCCACGGGGGCGGCGCTTCCTCTACAGGCTCGCCGCGGTGCTGAGCGCGGTGAAGGAGCCGCGGCTGAGCGAGGCGGTGCTGAGTCGGCTCTCGCGGCTGCCCGCCCGGTACGAGGCCCCGCTGCGCGGCGCGCTCGCGTACCGCAGCGGTCAGAGGCTGTTCGAGGAGGGACGGATCAGCGACGCGCTGGCCGAGGTCGCGCTCTACGCCGACGCGCACCGGTTCTGCGGGCAGCTGTATCGCCACCTGCTCGGGGAGCGCGCCGCGTTGGGTCCCTTGCCCGTCCGACCCGAATTCGAGGCCTCTACCATCGACTGGGTGCCAGGGCGGGTGCTGCACCTGGTCTCCAACGCGCTTCCGCACGCCGAGACGGGGTACACGGTGCGCACTCACCGCATCGCCACAGCGCAGCGCGACGCCGGTCTGGACCCGCACGTGACGGCATTCGGGGGCTGGCCCCGCGGCGGCGTCGACACGGCCGAGCGGGTGCTGGTGGACGGCATCCCCTATCACCGGCTGAGCCCGGGTACGGAGTTCCGCGAGGGACTCGGCCCCCGGATCGAAGAGTCGGCGCGTGAGGCGGCCGACGTCGCCCGCAGGCTGCGCCCGGCCGCCCTGCATGCCGCCGCTGACCACCGCAGCGGGTCGGTGGCGCTGGACGTCGGCGCGCGGCTGGGGGTTCCCGTCGTCTACGAGGTGCGCGGGTTCCTGGAGGAGGCATCGCTGTCGACTGCCGAGCCGGGGGCCGAGGGCAGCGAGCACCACCGGCTGGTCGTCCAGCGCGAGTCGGAGGTCATGCGCGCGGCGGACGCGGTGGTGGCGCCGTCACAGACCATACGGGAGGAGATCGTCGCGCGGGGTGTGGCCCCGGAGCGCGTCGTGCTGGCCCCGCACCCGGTGGATCCGGCGCTGCTGGATGCCGCTCCCGACGGCGCGGGCTTCCGACGCGAATACGGCATCGGGCCGGAGGAGTTCGTCGTGGGGGCTGTCTCCAGCATCGCCCCTGACGAGGGCTTCGACATGCTGATCGAGGCGGCGGCGCTCCTGCGTGACATGGGGGTCGCGGTGCGGGTGCTGCTGGTCGGGGACGGTACGGCGCGGCCACGTCTGCTCTCGCTTGTCGAGGAGTTGGGGCTGGAGGACACGTGCGTGCTGCCCGGGCGGATCGGTCCGGAGGACGCCAGGCGCGCGCACGCCGCACTCGACGTTTTCGCCGTGCCGAGGCAGGACATGCGAGCCTGCCGCCTGACGACCCCGCTGGAGCCGGTGGAGGCGATGGCCCTGGGGCGACCCGTGGTGGCCAGCGACCTTCCGGCCCTCCGGGAGCTGCTCGCCGGGGGCGAGGCGGGCGTGATGGTGCCGCCGGGAGACGCCGAAACGCTGGCCAAGGCGCTGGACCGCGTGCAGGGAGACGCGGAGCTGCGCCGCACCCTGGCGGAGGCGGGCCGGGCGGAGGTCGCGGCACACCGGACCTGGCCAAGAATCGCTGAGACCTACCGCGACCTCTACGGCAGTCTGCGGTCCGGCTGA
- a CDS encoding enoyl-CoA hydratase-related protein, which yields MMAPYASPSSCPLRWHIDFTGVVTLVLDQHGTTANLLTDGLVDALADAAEHLHRDRQDITGVLLTSAKPTFMLGTASDTLDHLAHDPHDRSATLGVLRTTLRRLERLGFPVVAAIGGSALGAGFELALACHHRILLEDDGCRVGLPDADAGLLPLAGGVSRSVHRWGSAPALANLLNDDAVYAPRRARALGLVDELAPDTDAMLRQAEAWIAAHPAPVQPWDRIGHRMPPGPAHTRPVASADVSSARATLISTAYRVAAMAGIDAALAIEQKEFGALLAETTTFRIRNRPAAPDRRGDDAADASDAAPEILRGHRSRGTCPTCRQARMDPLPIPAPARLLIAGRSGDGRSFDISEASPSRVAGEPGAVDDFWCTGPQEPGVPAAADAVGPPQGGSIFRMFYVQPDRVWQGGDGDQGEEDVRTRDVLRILGHNAIGGGTADADALGGAGSTTGYFIVLSGTVVCVLGDDEVELGPGDVVVQDRTGHAWSNRTDELAVIGVVLVSGQ from the coding sequence ATGATGGCCCCGTACGCCTCGCCGTCGTCCTGTCCGCTGCGCTGGCACATCGACTTCACCGGGGTCGTCACCCTCGTCCTCGACCAGCACGGCACCACCGCCAACCTCCTCACCGACGGCCTCGTCGACGCCCTCGCCGATGCGGCCGAGCACCTCCACCGCGACAGGCAGGACATCACCGGCGTCCTCCTCACCTCGGCCAAGCCGACGTTCATGCTGGGCACCGCCTCCGACACGCTGGACCACCTCGCCCATGACCCCCACGACCGCAGCGCCACCCTGGGCGTCCTCCGCACGACCCTGCGCCGCCTGGAGCGGCTCGGTTTCCCGGTCGTCGCGGCGATCGGCGGCAGCGCGCTGGGCGCCGGGTTCGAACTCGCGCTCGCCTGCCACCACCGCATCCTCCTCGAAGACGACGGATGCCGCGTCGGGCTCCCCGACGCCGACGCGGGCCTCCTGCCCCTCGCCGGTGGTGTCTCCCGCTCCGTCCACCGGTGGGGCTCGGCGCCCGCACTGGCCAACCTCCTGAACGACGACGCCGTCTACGCGCCGCGGCGGGCACGCGCGCTCGGCCTCGTCGACGAGCTCGCTCCCGATACCGACGCCATGCTGCGGCAGGCCGAGGCCTGGATCGCGGCCCACCCGGCGCCCGTACAACCCTGGGACCGCATCGGCCACCGCATGCCGCCCGGCCCCGCCCACACCCGTCCGGTCGCGTCCGCCGACGTCTCCTCCGCACGGGCGACGCTCATCTCCACGGCCTACCGCGTCGCCGCCATGGCCGGGATCGACGCCGCGCTCGCCATCGAGCAGAAGGAGTTCGGGGCCCTCCTCGCCGAAACCACCACGTTTCGGATCCGGAATCGGCCCGCCGCACCCGATCGCCGCGGCGACGATGCCGCCGATGCTTCCGACGCCGCTCCCGAGATCCTCCGTGGCCACCGATCGCGCGGCACCTGCCCCACCTGCCGGCAGGCGCGAATGGACCCGCTGCCCATCCCCGCCCCGGCGCGCCTCCTCATCGCGGGCCGTAGCGGCGACGGCCGCTCCTTCGACATCTCCGAGGCCTCCCCGTCCCGGGTGGCGGGCGAGCCCGGGGCGGTCGACGACTTCTGGTGCACGGGCCCGCAGGAGCCCGGTGTGCCCGCCGCGGCCGACGCGGTGGGACCGCCCCAGGGCGGCAGCATCTTCCGCATGTTCTATGTGCAGCCCGACCGGGTGTGGCAGGGCGGTGACGGCGATCAGGGAGAGGAGGACGTGCGAACGCGCGACGTCCTGCGCATCCTGGGGCACAACGCGATCGGCGGCGGCACGGCCGACGCCGACGCGCTCGGGGGTGCGGGCTCCACCACGGGCTACTTCATCGTCCTGTCGGGCACCGTGGTCTGCGTGCTGGGCGACGACGAGGTGGAGCTGGGGCCCGGAGACGTCGTCGTCCAGGACAGAACCGGCCATGCCTGGTCCAACCGAACCGACGAACTGGCGGTGATCGGTGTGGTCCTGGTGAGCGGCCAGTGA
- a CDS encoding tetratricopeptide repeat protein produces the protein MTSTNPSAEVKSSIIGPEGLPARIAELELDGKTERELRDHPEERGEILLDAAAVLQSDGELSRALAVFQYLIEEAVDREDAQYATVGKIDVLLEQGNEAAADAELQDLWSHGPMEGPAVLLGELLEGNGRLEEALTWFDFACRVHLHGSVKHLGDVDLAYVPELVGRARVRGALGRAADEFDVLVGTNRENGPSD, from the coding sequence ATGACTTCGACCAACCCCTCCGCCGAAGTAAAATCGAGCATTATAGGACCCGAGGGACTTCCCGCGCGTATCGCCGAATTGGAACTCGATGGGAAAACCGAGCGGGAACTGCGCGACCACCCGGAGGAGCGCGGCGAGATCCTGCTCGACGCCGCGGCCGTGCTGCAGAGCGACGGCGAGTTGAGCCGGGCACTCGCCGTGTTCCAGTACCTCATCGAGGAGGCGGTGGATCGGGAGGACGCCCAGTACGCCACGGTCGGCAAGATCGACGTACTCCTGGAGCAGGGAAACGAGGCCGCTGCCGACGCGGAGCTGCAGGATCTGTGGTCCCACGGGCCGATGGAGGGTCCCGCGGTCCTGTTGGGCGAGCTCCTCGAAGGCAACGGGCGCCTGGAGGAGGCTCTGACCTGGTTCGACTTCGCCTGCCGTGTCCACCTGCACGGCAGTGTCAAGCACCTGGGGGATGTGGACCTCGCCTACGTGCCGGAACTGGTCGGACGTGCGAGGGTGCGGGGCGCCCTCGGCCGCGCGGCGGATGAGTTCGACGTTCTGGTCGGCACCAATCGGGAAAATGGGCCGAGCGACTAA
- a CDS encoding glycosyltransferase, translating to MTVVDKASPEPGGGTGSGDAADPARYQARIRRNDYSALQPPAIGDWTPRLCVSVVVPAYGNAEKLGLVLAALAAQTYPPHLLEAVVVDDGTDPPLSLPEIRPTTTRIVRPNSGVWGPSHAVNAGVAASDGEVVLRLDSDMLVYRDHVESQLRWHHLADYLGVLGHKRFVNHAPGKLAPQHIYEAVRHGRAAELFKRDMGGELWIEKILDRTDTLRSAGHRAYQVFTGATCSMRRDLFNAVGGMDATLVLGEDVELGYRLAQAGAVFVPDLDSSGWHLGQPQMRARREEGTRYRTPYVAHRVPDSHLRRNIPGRQWQVPYVDVVISVDGHPWERVCDTVDGLLAGEKNDIRIVLVGPWATLDAASCRAPLDDPRIDLRLLRETYRLDSRIRLSDAPPNRDVSVPFRLTLPADSRPTRQTLSTLIDIAEKDGAGLVCVLSRRTRSRRTSKGAAHPRLERTAAFARAYHLGATADDIDEVVDEIYGVRWVDGSRVFAGDPPKKKRNPAEPPTCPACSGQVEAAQRLAERERARADRLERRLRWLRGAPTSGFWRRVLSGG from the coding sequence GTGACGGTCGTCGACAAGGCATCGCCTGAGCCAGGAGGCGGTACAGGGAGCGGTGACGCGGCAGATCCCGCCCGCTACCAAGCCCGAATCCGCCGCAACGACTACTCCGCGCTGCAGCCTCCGGCCATCGGCGACTGGACACCGAGGCTGTGCGTCTCCGTGGTCGTTCCGGCGTACGGCAACGCCGAGAAGCTGGGCCTGGTGCTCGCCGCCCTCGCCGCCCAGACCTACCCGCCGCACCTGCTGGAGGCCGTGGTCGTCGACGACGGCACCGATCCCCCGCTCTCCCTACCGGAGATCCGGCCGACCACCACCCGGATCGTCCGCCCGAACTCAGGGGTGTGGGGTCCGAGTCACGCGGTCAACGCGGGCGTGGCGGCCTCGGACGGGGAAGTCGTCCTCCGCCTGGACTCCGACATGCTGGTCTACCGCGATCACGTGGAGTCGCAGCTCCGCTGGCACCACCTCGCGGACTACCTCGGGGTCCTCGGCCACAAGCGGTTCGTGAACCATGCGCCCGGAAAGCTCGCGCCGCAGCACATCTACGAAGCGGTGCGGCACGGACGCGCCGCCGAGCTGTTCAAGCGCGACATGGGCGGGGAGCTGTGGATCGAGAAGATCCTCGACCGCACCGACACGCTGCGGTCCGCGGGGCACCGGGCGTACCAGGTGTTCACGGGAGCCACGTGTTCGATGCGCCGCGACCTGTTCAACGCCGTCGGCGGCATGGATGCCACGCTGGTTCTCGGCGAGGACGTCGAACTGGGGTACCGCCTCGCGCAGGCCGGAGCTGTCTTCGTCCCCGACCTCGACTCCAGCGGCTGGCACCTCGGCCAACCCCAGATGCGGGCGCGGCGTGAGGAGGGCACCCGTTACCGAACGCCCTACGTCGCTCATCGCGTCCCCGACTCCCATCTGCGCCGGAATATCCCGGGCCGGCAGTGGCAGGTGCCCTACGTCGACGTGGTCATCAGCGTCGACGGCCACCCCTGGGAGCGGGTCTGCGACACAGTGGACGGCCTGCTCGCCGGGGAGAAGAACGACATACGCATCGTGCTCGTGGGACCGTGGGCAACACTGGACGCGGCCTCGTGCCGCGCGCCGCTCGACGACCCGCGGATCGACCTGCGCCTGCTGCGGGAGACCTACCGCCTCGACAGCCGGATCCGCCTCAGCGACGCGCCGCCGAACCGGGACGTATCCGTGCCGTTCCGACTGACGCTTCCCGCCGACAGCAGACCCACGCGCCAGACGTTGAGCACACTGATCGACATCGCCGAGAAGGATGGGGCGGGGCTGGTCTGCGTCCTGTCGCGGCGCACCCGGTCACGGCGCACCTCGAAGGGTGCGGCCCATCCCCGCCTGGAGCGCACCGCCGCCTTCGCCCGCGCGTACCATCTCGGCGCCACGGCGGACGACATCGACGAGGTCGTGGACGAGATCTACGGGGTCCGCTGGGTGGACGGGTCCAGAGTGTTCGCCGGTGATCCCCCCAAGAAGAAGCGGAACCCGGCAGAGCCACCCACGTGTCCCGCGTGCAGCGGTCAGGTGGAAGCGGCCCAGCGACTGGCGGAGCGGGAGCGCGCCCGTGCCGACCGGCTCGAGCGGCGGTTGCGCTGGCTGCGCGGGGCCCCCACATCCGGGTTCTGGCGCCGTGTCCTGTCCGGAGGGTGA
- a CDS encoding glycosyltransferase, whose translation MIHDLLRTALELSGRERALLCHIGGDAARDQLPTGTPPADCRVVDLDGDLPEGPDALRDPPSPIGLAALVAATPTDLRRALVLTEALPPSAHILLGIAAVPESRTPPLPTAPGIDQWADLHDLQARRHADDAWSCEFRFLEAVAVREAVLAVARSIGGGRRQSTASPLVALSGPDASLWRPGDPTAVRVSARGPVPLRGVAPIADTALCTHNGQPPYWTDDRIDRVDRTGIAALSWARFGQAGDGRRIRELRPGALEVDDVPPIDERVVNPMGFRQTTSERVAVLVPRPDRWAVVIGRTELLRVPDSGTITDVDLARLRHLRGVRVEWRQHSGPLAAVRAVAGLAAGGVPVFSGPVPRWGRCLGEELRTLLTSVTADDLADPLTREEHSVRLRRAALRTHGSAARWRRIGARLGFPAPPAPTVSVILCTRRPGMLGFALHQIARQRGVDLEVVLGLHGCDPDLPEVRAAVSAFRATGRELTVHAADSDTRFGVLLNQLAARASGSVIAKMDDDDWYSPDHLADLLLARDYSGADVFGCSDEYVYLVDFHQTIRLATTSERPTSFVSGGTISMDRAVVEDLVAFRPIAASEDSQLLLNVVRSGGRIYATHGLGYVTRRSESSGHLWTEGTACYLRSGSRQWYGWRPSSLLECEQPFLAPWEAGTVPAQKIGGDCDGRRQGIA comes from the coding sequence GTGATCCACGACCTGCTGCGCACGGCGCTGGAGCTGTCCGGGCGCGAGCGCGCGCTCCTGTGCCACATCGGCGGTGATGCCGCACGTGACCAGCTCCCGACCGGAACGCCACCCGCCGACTGCCGCGTGGTCGACCTGGACGGCGACCTTCCGGAGGGCCCCGATGCCCTCCGCGACCCGCCCTCGCCCATCGGGTTGGCCGCACTCGTCGCGGCGACCCCCACGGATCTGCGCCGTGCCCTCGTGCTTACTGAGGCGCTGCCGCCCTCGGCGCACATCCTCCTCGGGATCGCCGCCGTGCCGGAGTCCCGCACGCCTCCCCTGCCGACCGCGCCCGGGATCGACCAATGGGCCGACCTCCATGACCTGCAGGCCCGCCGTCACGCCGACGACGCGTGGAGCTGCGAGTTCCGGTTCCTGGAAGCGGTAGCTGTGCGGGAGGCGGTCCTGGCCGTGGCGCGATCGATCGGCGGCGGCCGACGGCAGTCAACGGCCTCGCCTCTGGTGGCCCTCAGCGGCCCGGACGCGTCGCTGTGGCGACCGGGCGACCCCACGGCGGTCCGCGTGAGCGCGCGCGGGCCGGTGCCGCTGCGCGGGGTAGCGCCCATCGCGGACACCGCGCTGTGCACCCACAACGGCCAACCGCCCTACTGGACCGACGACCGCATCGATCGCGTCGACCGGACCGGCATCGCCGCGCTGTCCTGGGCGAGGTTCGGCCAGGCCGGGGACGGCAGACGCATCCGCGAACTGCGGCCCGGCGCGTTGGAGGTCGACGACGTGCCGCCGATCGACGAGCGCGTCGTGAACCCGATGGGCTTCCGGCAGACGACCAGCGAACGCGTCGCGGTCCTGGTACCGCGGCCGGACCGCTGGGCTGTCGTCATCGGCAGGACCGAACTCCTCCGCGTTCCCGACTCCGGAACCATCACCGACGTCGACCTCGCCCGTCTCCGCCACCTGCGCGGCGTGCGCGTCGAATGGCGTCAGCACAGCGGGCCGCTGGCAGCGGTCCGAGCGGTCGCCGGGCTGGCGGCCGGAGGCGTGCCCGTGTTCAGCGGTCCGGTGCCCCGCTGGGGCCGATGCCTGGGCGAGGAGCTTCGGACGCTCCTCACCTCGGTCACCGCCGACGACCTCGCCGACCCGCTCACCCGCGAGGAGCACAGCGTGCGGCTGCGCCGCGCCGCACTGCGCACGCACGGCTCCGCGGCGCGGTGGCGGCGCATCGGCGCCCGCCTCGGCTTCCCCGCTCCTCCGGCCCCAACGGTCTCCGTCATCCTGTGCACCCGTCGCCCCGGCATGCTGGGCTTCGCCCTGCACCAGATCGCGCGCCAGCGCGGCGTCGACCTCGAAGTGGTCCTCGGCCTGCACGGGTGCGACCCCGATCTCCCCGAGGTGCGTGCGGCGGTCTCCGCCTTCCGCGCCACCGGACGAGAGCTGACCGTCCACGCCGCCGACTCCGACACCCGTTTCGGTGTCCTGCTCAACCAGCTGGCGGCCAGGGCGAGCGGGAGCGTCATCGCCAAGATGGACGATGACGACTGGTATTCGCCGGACCACCTCGCCGACCTGCTCCTGGCCCGCGACTACTCCGGCGCCGACGTGTTCGGGTGCTCCGACGAATACGTCTATCTGGTCGACTTCCACCAGACGATCCGCCTCGCGACCACGTCCGAGCGGCCCACCTCCTTCGTATCGGGCGGCACGATCAGCATGGACCGCGCGGTCGTGGAAGACCTCGTCGCGTTCCGACCGATCGCCGCCTCCGAAGATTCCCAGCTCCTCCTCAACGTGGTGCGCTCCGGAGGCCGGATCTACGCCACGCACGGACTCGGCTACGTGACGCGGCGCAGCGAGTCATCAGGCCACTTATGGACCGAGGGCACCGCCTGCTACCTGCGCTCCGGCAGTCGGCAGTGGTACGGGTGGCGGCCCAGCTCGCTCCTGGAGTGCGAGCAGCCGTTCCTCGCACCGTGGGAAGCGGGCACCGTCCCAGCACAGAAGATCGGGGGAGACTGTGACGGTCGTCGACAAGGCATCGCCTGA
- a CDS encoding class I SAM-dependent methyltransferase, protein MPLPRARLLTLLVVGAVGGIGLLATLRTADALGWAAALGLAALGTVGLVLGILALLVRRVTHQILRLSRTLDQNTRSMSEAFGEHRVEFAEIIEGTRAELAGSFDRVRTAVREIHGNLDHIRSGAADTPQAHQFGHFPSTSDSIPRQDNSGSGGTMQEDVQKSGAAARFSPKVPTPRGWATSPDVQRFVALAVLERQPGLVVECGSGTSSIWLGETLRRTGTGRLVTLEHDERYARLARDMVAAHGLDDIVEVRFAPLTEWQRDDGDDRDAPGDADAPAWRWYDREAVRDLSGIDMLFVDGPPTDAGARAHYPAGPVLFPLCSPSALIVLDDDTDPADDEAAGDHWMAEDPVLQRESLPGEADSVHVFTWKQETA, encoded by the coding sequence ATGCCGCTGCCGCGGGCTCGGCTCCTGACTCTGCTGGTGGTCGGCGCGGTTGGCGGCATCGGGCTACTCGCCACCCTGCGCACGGCCGACGCTCTGGGATGGGCGGCGGCGCTCGGGCTCGCCGCCCTCGGCACGGTCGGGCTCGTGCTCGGCATTCTCGCCCTCCTCGTGCGCCGTGTAACGCACCAGATACTCCGATTGAGCCGAACCCTCGACCAGAACACGCGGAGTATGTCCGAGGCGTTCGGCGAACACCGCGTGGAGTTCGCCGAGATTATCGAGGGCACGCGCGCCGAACTCGCCGGATCGTTCGACCGCGTGCGCACGGCCGTCCGGGAAATCCACGGAAATCTGGACCATATACGCTCGGGAGCCGCCGACACACCGCAAGCACATCAGTTCGGGCATTTCCCAAGTACCTCCGACAGCATCCCCCGCCAGGACAACTCCGGCTCCGGTGGAACGATGCAGGAGGATGTCCAGAAATCGGGTGCCGCGGCGCGGTTCAGCCCGAAGGTGCCGACACCGCGCGGCTGGGCGACCTCGCCCGACGTCCAGCGATTCGTCGCCCTCGCCGTCCTGGAGCGGCAGCCCGGACTGGTCGTCGAGTGCGGGAGCGGGACCAGCAGTATCTGGCTGGGCGAGACGCTGCGCCGGACAGGTACCGGAAGGCTCGTGACGCTCGAACACGACGAGCGCTACGCGCGGCTGGCCCGGGACATGGTGGCCGCGCACGGCTTGGACGACATCGTCGAGGTGCGCTTCGCGCCGCTGACCGAATGGCAGCGAGACGACGGCGACGACCGCGACGCCCCCGGTGACGCCGACGCCCCGGCCTGGCGCTGGTACGACCGGGAGGCCGTTCGCGACCTCTCCGGCATCGACATGCTGTTCGTCGACGGGCCGCCGACCGACGCGGGGGCGCGGGCGCACTACCCGGCCGGCCCCGTCCTCTTCCCGCTGTGCTCGCCATCGGCTCTCATCGTCCTGGACGACGACACCGACCCCGCCGACGACGAGGCCGCGGGCGACCACTGGATGGCCGAGGACCCCGTCCTCCAGCGCGAAAGCCTCCCCGGGGAGGCCGACAGCGTCCACGTCTTCACCTGGAAACAGGAAACGGCGTGA
- a CDS encoding DUF418 domain-containing protein, giving the protein MSTSAVSSPSTPTTPQRRILDLDALRSFALFGILIVNIGYFASGYAFHEVQDPAFPSLIDKGVHWFVAMFFETKFYLLFSFLFGYSFTLQLHSAERKGVDFKWRFLRRLGGLFVIGALHAVLLFQGDILTTYALLGLILLAMHRVQARTALITAAVLVGLVVIQFRWLSLSGMANFDADAALAAGAQTTAALAGNPLTVIAEHVQALPHMAVALVAMQGPVALAAFLVGLAAGRHRALADVSVHDRTLRLIQWIGFPVGLIGSLMLADMGGTSDLYALSMVILTGPCLAAAYAATLLRVFQSERGQRLAAALAPAGRMALSNYLGQSLICGIIFTGLGFGLVGQIAPRYVMLIAVAIYLVQLWASARWMATHTYGPVEWVLRAVTNLERPTWRIADTKAGTPASMTTTVPLARPAGPADGAVNGAGASAPDQEGYCRV; this is encoded by the coding sequence ATGAGCACAAGCGCGGTGAGCAGCCCCTCAACACCGACCACTCCGCAGCGACGGATCCTCGACCTCGATGCGTTGCGTAGCTTCGCGCTCTTCGGCATCTTGATCGTCAACATCGGCTACTTCGCCTCGGGCTACGCCTTCCACGAGGTGCAGGACCCCGCGTTCCCCTCCCTGATCGACAAGGGAGTGCACTGGTTCGTGGCGATGTTCTTCGAGACGAAGTTCTACCTGCTCTTCTCGTTCCTGTTCGGCTACAGCTTCACGCTGCAGCTCCACTCCGCCGAACGAAAGGGCGTCGACTTCAAGTGGCGCTTCCTGCGCCGCCTCGGCGGGCTGTTCGTCATCGGCGCCCTGCACGCCGTGCTCCTCTTCCAGGGCGACATCCTGACCACCTACGCCCTCCTCGGCCTCATCCTCCTGGCCATGCACCGCGTGCAGGCACGCACCGCGCTGATCACGGCCGCGGTGCTGGTCGGGCTCGTGGTCATCCAGTTCCGCTGGCTGTCGCTCAGCGGCATGGCGAACTTCGACGCCGATGCCGCGCTCGCCGCCGGCGCCCAGACCACCGCCGCACTGGCCGGAAACCCCCTGACCGTGATCGCGGAGCACGTGCAGGCCCTCCCGCACATGGCCGTCGCGCTGGTCGCAATGCAGGGGCCGGTCGCGCTGGCCGCCTTCCTCGTGGGCCTGGCCGCCGGTCGCCACCGGGCGCTGGCCGACGTGAGCGTCCACGACCGCACTCTGCGCCTCATCCAGTGGATCGGTTTCCCCGTCGGCCTCATCGGTTCCCTGATGCTCGCCGACATGGGGGGCACCAGCGACCTCTACGCGCTGTCCATGGTCATCCTCACCGGCCCGTGCCTGGCGGCCGCCTACGCCGCCACCCTCCTCCGGGTCTTCCAGAGCGAGCGCGGCCAGCGACTCGCCGCGGCGCTCGCCCCGGCCGGGCGCATGGCGCTGTCCAACTACCTCGGCCAGTCCCTGATCTGCGGGATCATCTTCACCGGACTCGGCTTCGGCCTGGTCGGCCAGATCGCGCCGCGCTACGTCATGCTGATCGCGGTCGCGATCTACCTGGTGCAGCTGTGGGCGAGCGCCCGGTGGATGGCCACGCACACCTACGGCCCCGTCGAGTGGGTCCTGCGGGCGGTGACCAACCTTGAGCGCCCGACCTGGCGCATCGCGGACACGAAGGCCGGGACGCCCGCGAGCATGACGACCACGGTTCCTCTCGCCCGCCCCGCCGGCCCGGCCGACGGCGCCGTGAACGGCGCGGGCGCCTCCGCCCCGGACCAGGAGGGCTACTGCAGGGTCTGA
- a CDS encoding TetR/AcrR family transcriptional regulator, which translates to MTPPESPRLRRSQSAEDSAARRVRRQLQLQQSLDDLLRHKSFRDISVTEVAAGAGISHSSVYTYYGDRDAKTEILRDAMDARFAALMARVDLRFGRMENFEEYIGRLLDDIIGFWEESGGLLGAAMATSFEAKNAEPEWWAGHMAPWEDALCEAVEEARFADLLPKDAGPARPLVQMILGMVFKRCHDVLTAPHTDEDRSELRELLQIAVLRILGKAC; encoded by the coding sequence ATGACCCCGCCTGAATCTCCGCGCCTCCGGCGCAGCCAGAGCGCCGAGGACAGTGCCGCTCGGCGTGTACGTCGCCAGCTTCAGCTGCAGCAGAGCCTGGACGACCTCCTCCGGCACAAGTCGTTCCGCGACATCTCGGTCACCGAGGTCGCCGCTGGCGCTGGCATCAGCCACTCCAGCGTCTACACCTATTACGGCGACCGTGATGCCAAGACAGAGATCCTTCGCGACGCCATGGACGCGCGGTTCGCCGCTCTCATGGCCCGTGTTGACCTGCGGTTCGGGCGGATGGAGAACTTCGAGGAGTACATCGGGCGACTCCTCGACGACATCATCGGCTTCTGGGAGGAGTCCGGCGGGCTGCTCGGGGCGGCGATGGCGACGTCCTTCGAGGCGAAGAACGCGGAGCCGGAGTGGTGGGCCGGGCACATGGCCCCCTGGGAAGACGCTCTGTGCGAAGCGGTCGAGGAGGCCCGGTTCGCCGACCTGCTGCCGAAGGACGCGGGTCCGGCCCGGCCGCTCGTCCAGATGATCCTGGGCATGGTCTTCAAGCGGTGCCACGACGTACTGACCGCCCCGCACACCGACGAGGACCGCTCTGAGCTACGCGAGCTGCTGCAGATCGCTGTTCTGCGGATCCTCGGCAAGGCATGCTGA